The Sphingomonas sp. LY54 genome includes a region encoding these proteins:
- a CDS encoding thioredoxin domain-containing protein encodes MKRAFLLGLAAAALVPAGLPAIAAPASKAPAARDWTRVVVATPEGGFRVGNPAAPTKLVEYGSLTCDHCARFAEVGVPQLLSKYVKSGRVSFEFRNFVRDPYDVTAALLSRCAGPANFFALTDSYFSGQKAWVGRFQGMTEAQAKALDALPPEQQFAQLASIGGLDAMAAKAGITPARAKQCLSDKAGLDQLVAMRKVAVEKHKLQGTPTFVINGKTAEHAHDWTALEPLLGSPGG; translated from the coding sequence ATGAAGCGCGCCTTCCTCCTCGGCCTCGCAGCGGCCGCGCTCGTCCCGGCGGGATTGCCGGCCATTGCGGCGCCGGCGAGCAAGGCGCCGGCCGCCAGGGACTGGACTCGCGTCGTGGTGGCGACGCCGGAGGGCGGCTTCCGCGTCGGCAATCCGGCCGCGCCGACCAAGCTCGTCGAATATGGCTCGCTCACCTGCGATCATTGCGCGCGCTTCGCCGAGGTCGGCGTCCCGCAATTGCTCTCCAAATATGTGAAGAGCGGTCGCGTCAGCTTCGAATTCCGCAATTTCGTGCGCGATCCGTATGACGTGACTGCCGCCCTGCTCAGCCGCTGCGCGGGGCCGGCCAATTTCTTCGCTCTGACCGACAGCTATTTCTCCGGCCAGAAAGCGTGGGTCGGGCGCTTCCAGGGGATGACCGAGGCTCAGGCCAAGGCGCTCGACGCCCTCCCGCCCGAGCAGCAATTCGCCCAGCTCGCTTCGATCGGCGGCCTGGACGCGATGGCGGCCAAGGCGGGCATTACGCCCGCGCGCGCCAAGCAATGCCTGTCCGACAAGGCCGGCCTCGACCAGCTCGTCGCGATGCGCAAGGTCGCGGTAGAGAAGCACAAGCTCCAGGGCACGCCGACCTTCGTCATCAACGGCAAGACCGCCGAGCACGCCCATGACTGGACGGCGCTCGAACCCTTGCTCGGATCGCCTGGAGGCTAA
- a CDS encoding DsbA family protein, whose translation MKALMTAGTMTLALLLAGCGDGASDGNATAAAGNEPIAAIPAPNGGDWAQVVSETPDGGFLMGNPDAPVKVVEFASMTCGHCATFAEQGIPALTDKYIKTGQVSLELRNFVRDPADLAASLLARCGGATPFFKLTDQIFAAQQEWIGKLQQMTPAQQQQLQSATPAQAVGAMAEQAGLVDFVRLRGIPTEKAQACLADQAALQKLVDMNQKATSTYQIPGTPAFLINGELVQNTADWATLEPKIREALD comes from the coding sequence ATGAAGGCTTTGATGACCGCCGGCACGATGACGCTGGCTTTGCTCCTGGCCGGCTGCGGCGACGGCGCGAGCGACGGCAATGCCACGGCGGCCGCCGGCAACGAGCCGATCGCGGCGATCCCGGCGCCGAACGGCGGCGACTGGGCCCAGGTCGTCAGCGAGACGCCGGACGGCGGCTTCCTGATGGGCAATCCGGACGCACCGGTGAAGGTCGTCGAGTTCGCGTCGATGACCTGCGGCCACTGCGCGACCTTCGCCGAACAGGGCATTCCCGCGCTCACCGACAAATATATCAAGACCGGCCAGGTCAGCCTGGAGCTGCGCAACTTCGTCCGCGATCCGGCGGATCTTGCCGCCTCCCTGCTCGCACGCTGCGGCGGCGCCACCCCCTTCTTCAAGCTGACGGACCAGATCTTCGCGGCCCAGCAGGAGTGGATCGGCAAGCTCCAGCAGATGACGCCGGCGCAGCAGCAGCAGCTTCAGTCGGCGACCCCCGCGCAGGCCGTCGGCGCGATGGCGGAGCAGGCCGGGCTGGTCGATTTCGTCCGCCTCCGCGGCATCCCGACCGAGAAGGCGCAGGCCTGCCTTGCCGACCAGGCAGCGCTGCAGAAGCTGGTCGACATGAACCAGAAGGCGACCTCGACCTACCAGATTCCCGGCACGCCGGCCTTCCTGATCAACGGCGAGCTGGTCCAGAACACGGCAGACTGGGCGACGCTCGAGCCGAAGATCCGCGAGGCGCTCGACTGA
- a CDS encoding DUF721 domain-containing protein, whose translation MKKPGGTIKKKADEPRRAMRARAVSDMVPDVGRAAFRRFGFVQSSVVSRWPEIVGERYAGISSPESIKFPAGRKSEGVLNLLIEGAHGPMMQHVAPVIIERVNRFFGYPAVSRVAFKQGAVKAAKAKPRVAPPSLRPIPAELGDSLRAIADPELRAVLESVARGVAAKEAAPLAGTMMAIPVVGKLRG comes from the coding sequence ATGAAGAAACCGGGCGGGACGATCAAAAAGAAAGCGGACGAGCCGCGGCGCGCAATGCGCGCCCGTGCCGTTTCCGACATGGTTCCGGACGTCGGGCGCGCGGCTTTCCGCCGTTTCGGCTTCGTCCAGTCGTCGGTGGTGAGCCGCTGGCCGGAGATCGTCGGCGAGCGCTATGCCGGCATTTCCTCGCCCGAATCGATCAAGTTCCCGGCCGGGCGCAAGTCCGAAGGCGTGCTCAACCTCCTGATCGAGGGCGCGCACGGGCCGATGATGCAGCATGTCGCCCCGGTGATCATAGAGCGGGTGAACCGCTTTTTCGGCTATCCGGCGGTGAGCCGCGTCGCGTTCAAGCAGGGCGCGGTCAAGGCGGCCAAGGCCAAGCCGCGCGTCGCGCCGCCGTCGCTGCGGCCGATTCCGGCCGAGCTTGGCGACAGCCTGAGGGCGATCGCCGATCCGGAACTGCGCGCCGTGCTCGAATCGGTTGCGCGCGGGGTTGCGGCCAAGGAGGCCGCGCCGCTAGCAGGCACCATGATGGCGATTCCGGTCGTCGGCAAATTGAGAGGGTAG
- the mutY gene encoding A/G-specific adenine glycosylase — MPVDAPNLLLRWYDSNARSLPWRVRSGRPDPYRVWLSEVMLQQTTVAAVKGYYETFTTRWPNVAALAAADEGDVMAAWAGLGYYARARNLIACARRVVADHKCHFPDSEAALLTLPGVGRYTAAAVAAIAFDRRAVVVDANVERVVSRLFAVQQALPAARPALNALADSITPAARCGDFAQAMMDLGATICTPRKPACTACPLFDGCAARREGRPETYPIKAAKRPRPSKRGNAYWLQHDGHVLLVRRPGEGMLGGMLGLPTGAWDAETLPGDGAPASAQWDEAGAVDHVFTHFALNLTLYCAAAERREPAEGTWWPIARIHEAGLPTLFAKLAARGAAWQGAA, encoded by the coding sequence GTGCCCGTCGATGCCCCGAATCTCCTTTTGCGCTGGTATGACTCGAACGCGAGGTCGCTTCCGTGGCGCGTCCGCAGCGGCCGGCCCGACCCCTATCGGGTGTGGCTGTCCGAGGTGATGCTGCAGCAGACGACGGTCGCCGCGGTCAAAGGCTATTACGAGACCTTCACGACGCGCTGGCCAAATGTGGCCGCGCTCGCCGCCGCCGATGAGGGCGACGTGATGGCCGCCTGGGCGGGGCTGGGTTATTATGCCCGGGCGCGCAACCTGATCGCCTGCGCCCGCCGCGTGGTGGCCGACCATAAGTGCCATTTTCCGGACAGCGAGGCGGCTTTGCTGACGCTTCCCGGCGTCGGCCGCTATACCGCCGCGGCGGTGGCCGCGATCGCCTTCGATCGGCGCGCCGTGGTGGTCGACGCCAATGTCGAGCGGGTCGTGTCGCGGCTGTTCGCCGTGCAGCAAGCGTTGCCCGCGGCGCGGCCGGCGCTGAACGCCCTCGCCGATTCGATCACCCCGGCGGCGCGCTGCGGCGACTTCGCGCAGGCGATGATGGACCTCGGCGCCACCATCTGCACGCCGCGCAAGCCCGCATGCACCGCCTGCCCCTTGTTCGACGGCTGCGCCGCCCGGCGCGAAGGCCGACCCGAAACCTATCCGATCAAGGCCGCCAAGCGGCCGCGCCCCAGCAAGCGCGGCAATGCCTATTGGCTGCAGCACGACGGCCACGTGCTGCTGGTACGCCGCCCGGGCGAGGGAATGCTCGGGGGGATGCTCGGCCTGCCGACCGGAGCCTGGGACGCGGAAACACTGCCCGGCGACGGCGCGCCGGCCAGCGCCCAATGGGACGAGGCGGGCGCGGTCGATCATGTCTTCACCCATTTCGCATTGAACCTGACGCTCTATTGCGCGGCGGCCGAGCGGCGCGAGCCGGCCGAAGGGACCTGGTGGCCGATCGCGCGCATCCATGAGGCCGGGCTGCCGACCCTGTTCGCCAAGCTGGCGGCGCGAGGGGCGGCGTGGCAAGGGGCGGCATGA
- the nudC gene encoding NAD(+) diphosphatase gives MSSPHQPGFTGSAIDRADHLRLDTARMEALADDPRARLMLLSILDPVLDEEGRLTWSTLAEYGEGADLIFLGLEDGEPRFAPLVRADGVSRWSVYPLLDRMAAGDAALWGAARSLNEWHNRNRFCSACGAGTDLFRAGWGRKCSGCTAEHYPRVDPVVIMLAEHEGRVLLGRQPQYPPGRYSALAGFVEPGESIEEAVGREIAEEAGVRVGDVRYVTSQPWPFPGSLMIACVAAAQDDAIALDTNELEDARWFDRPAVEAALRGDADAPFKAPPRFAIAHTLLRRWLDGI, from the coding sequence ATGAGCTCTCCCCACCAGCCGGGCTTCACCGGCTCCGCGATCGACCGCGCCGACCATCTCCGCCTCGACACCGCCCGCATGGAGGCCCTGGCCGACGACCCGCGGGCGCGCCTGATGCTTCTCTCGATTCTCGATCCCGTGCTCGACGAGGAAGGCCGGCTCACCTGGTCCACGCTCGCCGAATATGGCGAGGGCGCCGACCTTATCTTCCTCGGCCTCGAAGATGGCGAGCCCCGCTTCGCGCCGCTGGTGCGCGCGGACGGCGTCTCGCGCTGGTCGGTCTATCCTTTGCTCGATCGGATGGCGGCCGGCGACGCGGCCTTGTGGGGCGCCGCGCGCAGCCTCAACGAGTGGCACAACCGCAACCGCTTCTGCAGCGCCTGCGGGGCTGGCACCGATCTGTTCCGCGCCGGCTGGGGCCGCAAATGCTCCGGCTGCACGGCCGAACATTATCCGCGCGTCGATCCGGTCGTGATCATGCTCGCCGAACATGAGGGCCGCGTGCTTCTGGGCCGCCAGCCGCAATATCCGCCGGGCCGCTATTCGGCGCTGGCCGGCTTTGTCGAGCCCGGCGAATCGATCGAGGAAGCGGTCGGCCGCGAGATCGCCGAAGAGGCCGGCGTGCGTGTGGGCGACGTTCGTTACGTTACAAGCCAACCCTGGCCGTTTCCCGGATCGTTGATGATCGCCTGCGTCGCCGCGGCGCAGGATGACGCGATCGCGCTCGATACCAACGAGCTCGAGGATGCGCGCTGGTTCGACCGGCCAGCGGTCGAAGCCGCCCTGCGCGGCGATGCCGACGCGCCGTTCAAGGCACCGCCGCGCTTCGCCATCGCCCATACTCTGCTGCGACGGTGGCTCGACGGCATTTGA
- a CDS encoding cytochrome c family protein, protein MDDRFNTIAGWVLGAGIVALGASLATGEVFKSHRPHEMGYPIEGVEVEGEGEGAAEAPIATFLAAADPAKGADVFKKCAACHTVDQGGANGLGPNLWATMGKPVAHVAGYAYSDALKSHGGTWDWEAMNQWLISPKKFAPGTKMTFAGLSKPEERANLMAYLNAQGSNLPLPAAPAAPVEGQDATAEAADANATKAEDEPVLTEGQAAIQPKGTVGGEGAPAVTGRDEQTKTK, encoded by the coding sequence ATGGACGATCGGTTCAACACCATTGCTGGCTGGGTGCTCGGCGCAGGCATTGTCGCGCTCGGCGCTTCGCTGGCGACCGGCGAGGTCTTCAAGTCACATCGCCCGCACGAAATGGGCTACCCGATCGAGGGCGTCGAGGTCGAAGGCGAAGGTGAAGGCGCTGCCGAAGCCCCGATCGCGACTTTCCTCGCCGCGGCCGATCCGGCCAAGGGCGCCGACGTGTTCAAGAAGTGCGCGGCCTGCCACACCGTCGATCAGGGCGGCGCCAACGGTCTCGGCCCGAACCTGTGGGCAACGATGGGCAAGCCCGTCGCTCACGTCGCGGGCTACGCTTATTCGGACGCGCTCAAGTCGCACGGCGGCACCTGGGACTGGGAAGCCATGAACCAGTGGCTGATCTCGCCGAAGAAGTTCGCTCCCGGCACCAAGATGACCTTCGCCGGCCTCTCCAAGCCGGAAGAGCGCGCCAATCTGATGGCCTATCTCAACGCGCAGGGCAGCAACCTGCCGCTTCCGGCTGCTCCGGCCGCTCCGGTCGAGGGCCAGGACGCCACCGCCGAGGCCGCCGACGCAAACGCCACCAAGGCCGAGGACGAGCCGGTCCTCACCGAGGGCCAGGCCGCGATCCAGCCCAAGGGCACCGTTGGTGGCGAAGGCGCTCCGGCAGTGACCGGCCGCGACGAGCAGACCAAGACCAAATAA
- a CDS encoding LOG family protein — translation MTDPVPPKSVFHPAREEAEVANQPTSSPQTEDPAYRLAFQDMDFLLRPDLRAVRFQLELLKPELMLNEANIESTLVMYGSARIPEPEKADALIAGAATDEQRLIAERLKAKSKYYEEARRLARIASRVAEVDGKKQFVVCSGGGPSIMEAANRGACDEGKESIGLNIVLPFEQLPNPYVTPSLSFQFHYFSLRKMHFLIRARAVAVFPGGFGTFDECFELLTLIQTKKISPIPILLFGEDFWKRVISFDALVEEGVIAPADLDLFKFVETAEEAWDYICDFYAHDAEVLACAK, via the coding sequence ATGACCGATCCTGTTCCGCCGAAGAGCGTATTCCACCCCGCCCGCGAAGAAGCCGAAGTCGCCAACCAGCCGACCTCCAGCCCGCAGACCGAGGATCCCGCCTACCGCCTTGCCTTCCAGGACATGGACTTCCTGCTCCGGCCGGACCTGCGGGCGGTGCGCTTCCAGCTCGAGTTGCTGAAGCCCGAGCTGATGCTCAACGAGGCCAATATCGAATCGACTTTGGTCATGTACGGGTCGGCGCGCATTCCGGAGCCGGAAAAAGCCGACGCCCTGATCGCGGGCGCGGCGACCGACGAGCAGCGCCTGATCGCCGAGCGGCTCAAGGCCAAGTCCAAATATTATGAGGAGGCGCGCCGCCTCGCCCGCATCGCCAGCCGGGTCGCCGAAGTGGACGGCAAGAAGCAGTTCGTGGTCTGCTCGGGCGGCGGTCCATCGATCATGGAAGCGGCCAATCGCGGCGCCTGCGACGAGGGCAAGGAATCGATCGGCCTCAACATCGTGCTGCCGTTCGAGCAGCTGCCCAATCCCTATGTGACCCCGTCGCTCAGCTTCCAGTTCCACTATTTCTCGCTGCGCAAGATGCACTTCCTGATCCGCGCGCGGGCGGTGGCCGTGTTCCCGGGCGGGTTCGGCACGTTCGACGAATGTTTCGAATTGCTGACCTTGATCCAGACCAAGAAGATCTCGCCGATCCCGATCCTGCTGTTCGGCGAGGATTTCTGGAAGCGCGTGATCAGTTTCGACGCCCTGGTCGAGGAGGGCGTGATCGCGCCGGCCGACCTCGATCTATTCAAGTTCGTCGAGACGGCCGAGGAAGCGTGGGACTATATCTGCGACTTCTACGCCCACGACGCCGAAGTGCTGGCCTGCGCGAAATAG
- a CDS encoding extensin family protein: MWGRGIILATLLLAGCVPKPERPAPQQPAPPTAVAADPVIRQCLADLSRDGVKFRALPDRTFGGGCTALGSVQLLEIGTPVTNLGAMTCPLARTFARWSREAVQPAAQQWLGVQVAKVESMGTYACRPVNGMAGGKLSEHGRANAVDISAFTLADGRRITVLDGWNGSDEKVRGFLRAVHQSGCRRFGITLGPEANALHRNHFHFDMGRGPYCR, encoded by the coding sequence ATGTGGGGTAGGGGGATCATTCTGGCGACTTTGCTGCTGGCCGGCTGCGTCCCCAAACCGGAGCGCCCGGCGCCGCAGCAGCCCGCGCCGCCCACCGCGGTCGCCGCTGACCCGGTGATCCGCCAGTGCCTTGCCGATCTATCGCGCGATGGCGTGAAATTCCGAGCCTTGCCTGATCGCACTTTCGGCGGCGGCTGCACCGCGCTCGGCTCTGTCCAGTTGCTCGAGATCGGGACGCCCGTGACCAATCTCGGCGCGATGACCTGCCCGCTCGCCCGCACCTTCGCGCGCTGGTCGCGCGAAGCGGTGCAGCCGGCGGCGCAGCAATGGCTCGGCGTCCAGGTCGCCAAGGTCGAATCGATGGGCACCTATGCCTGCCGTCCGGTCAACGGCATGGCCGGCGGCAAGCTGAGCGAGCATGGCCGTGCCAATGCGGTCGACATCTCCGCCTTCACCCTCGCCGACGGCCGGCGCATCACTGTGCTCGACGGCTGGAACGGGTCGGACGAGAAGGTGCGCGGCTTCCTGCGCGCGGTCCACCAGTCCGGCTGCCGGCGCTTTGGAATCACGCTCGGGCCCGAGGCGAATGCGCTGCACCGAAACCATTTTCACTTCGACATGGGCCGCGGCCCCTATTGTCGTTAG
- a CDS encoding phosphoserine transaminase produces the protein MTNVKPGARPARPYFSSGPCAKPPGWAAEHLATGSLGRSHRSKLGKARLEHALELTRKILRVPATHRIGIVPGSDTGAVEMALWSMLGARPVTMLAWESFGEGWVTDVVKQLKLDATVVKAPYGEIPDLGAVDQSHDVVFTWNGTTSGARVPDGDWIRADREGLTFADATSAVFAQDLPWDKIDVATYSWQKVLGGEGGHGVLILGPRAVERLESYTPAWPLPKIFRMTKGGKLIEGIFKGETINTPSMLAVEDYIYALEWAQGLGGLSALIARADANAAALDAWVQQTPWVDHLVADPAIRSNTSVCLKFAGDAVKGLDTDGQLALVKKMASLLEAEGAAYDVAGYRDAPPGIRIWCGATVESDDIEALGPWLHWAFHEARSA, from the coding sequence GTGACGAACGTAAAGCCGGGTGCGCGGCCAGCGCGCCCTTATTTTTCTTCCGGTCCCTGCGCCAAGCCGCCGGGCTGGGCCGCCGAACATCTCGCCACCGGATCGCTGGGACGCTCGCACCGTTCCAAGCTCGGCAAGGCGCGTCTCGAACATGCGCTCGAGCTCACCCGCAAAATCCTCCGCGTCCCCGCGACGCACCGCATCGGCATCGTCCCCGGCTCCGACACCGGCGCCGTCGAGATGGCCCTGTGGTCGATGCTGGGCGCCCGCCCGGTAACGATGCTCGCCTGGGAAAGCTTCGGTGAAGGTTGGGTCACCGATGTCGTCAAACAGCTCAAGCTCGACGCGACCGTCGTCAAGGCGCCCTATGGCGAGATTCCGGACCTCGGCGCTGTCGACCAGAGCCATGACGTCGTCTTCACCTGGAACGGCACGACCTCCGGCGCGCGGGTGCCGGACGGTGACTGGATCCGCGCCGACCGCGAAGGGCTGACCTTCGCCGACGCGACCTCCGCCGTGTTCGCCCAGGACCTCCCCTGGGACAAGATCGACGTCGCCACCTACAGCTGGCAGAAGGTGCTTGGCGGCGAAGGCGGCCACGGCGTCCTCATCCTCGGCCCGCGCGCGGTCGAGCGGCTGGAGAGCTACACGCCCGCCTGGCCGCTGCCGAAGATCTTCCGCATGACCAAAGGCGGCAAGCTGATCGAGGGCATCTTCAAGGGCGAGACGATCAACACGCCGTCGATGCTCGCGGTCGAGGATTATATCTACGCGCTCGAATGGGCGCAGGGCCTCGGCGGGCTTTCCGCCCTGATCGCACGCGCCGACGCCAACGCCGCCGCGCTCGACGCGTGGGTGCAGCAGACCCCCTGGGTCGATCATCTCGTCGCCGATCCCGCGATCCGATCGAACACCAGCGTCTGCCTGAAGTTTGCGGGCGATGCGGTGAAGGGCCTCGACACCGACGGCCAGCTCGCCTTGGTCAAGAAAATGGCCTCGTTGCTGGAAGCGGAAGGCGCCGCCTACGACGTTGCCGGCTATCGCGACGCGCCGCCGGGAATCCGCATCTGGTGCGGCGCCACCGTCGAAAGCGACGACATCGAGGCGCTCGGCCCCTGGCTCCACTGGGCCTTCCACGAAGCGCGTAGCGCCTGA
- the serA gene encoding phosphoglycerate dehydrogenase, whose protein sequence is MPKVLISDQMDPNAAEIFRANGIEVDEKPGLTKEELKAIIGQYDGLAIRSATKVTADLLEAAANLKVVGRAGIGVDNVDIPAASAKGVVVMNTPFGNSITTAEHAIALMFALARELPAADASTQAGKWEKNRFMGVELTSKTLGLIGAGNIGSIVAERALGLRMKVVAYDPFLTAERAVDLGIEKVELIELLARADFITLHTPLTEQTRNILSAENLAKTKKGVRIINCARGGLIDEAALKAGLDSGHIAGAALDVFVEEPAKASPLFGTPGFISTPHLGASTTEAQVNVAIQVAEQMSDFLIRGGVTNALNMPSLSAEEAPKLRPYMALAEKLGSLVGQLAHGALSGISIEVEGAAAELNPKPITGAVLAGFMRVHSDTVNMVNAPFLAKERGLDVREIRHDREGDYHTLVRVTVATAAGDRSVAGTLFGNAAPRLVDMFGIKVEAELEGEMIYIVNDDTPGFIGRLGSTLGEAGVNIGTFQLGRRAAGGEAVLLLSVDDHVPEPVLQRVQGLPGVRVVKPLRF, encoded by the coding sequence ATGCCGAAAGTTCTGATCTCGGATCAAATGGATCCCAATGCCGCCGAAATCTTCCGTGCCAACGGCATCGAGGTCGACGAGAAGCCCGGCCTTACCAAGGAGGAATTGAAGGCGATCATCGGCCAGTATGACGGTCTTGCCATTCGCTCGGCGACCAAGGTCACCGCCGACCTGCTCGAGGCCGCCGCCAATCTGAAGGTCGTCGGCCGCGCCGGCATCGGCGTCGACAATGTCGACATCCCCGCCGCCTCGGCCAAGGGCGTGGTCGTGATGAACACTCCGTTCGGCAACTCCATCACCACCGCCGAGCACGCCATCGCGCTGATGTTCGCGCTCGCCCGCGAGCTGCCCGCCGCCGACGCCTCGACCCAGGCCGGTAAGTGGGAGAAGAACCGATTCATGGGCGTCGAGCTCACCAGCAAGACGCTCGGTCTGATCGGCGCCGGCAATATCGGCTCGATCGTCGCCGAGCGCGCGCTCGGGCTGCGCATGAAGGTCGTCGCCTACGATCCGTTCCTGACCGCCGAGCGCGCGGTCGATCTCGGCATCGAAAAGGTCGAACTTATCGAACTTCTCGCCCGCGCCGACTTCATCACCTTGCACACGCCGCTCACCGAGCAGACCCGCAACATCCTTTCGGCGGAGAATCTCGCCAAGACGAAGAAGGGCGTGCGGATCATCAACTGCGCCCGCGGCGGGCTGATCGACGAGGCCGCGCTGAAGGCCGGCCTCGACAGCGGCCATATCGCCGGCGCCGCGCTCGACGTGTTCGTCGAGGAGCCGGCCAAGGCCTCGCCTTTGTTCGGCACGCCCGGCTTCATCTCGACGCCACATCTCGGCGCGTCGACGACCGAGGCCCAGGTCAACGTCGCCATCCAGGTCGCCGAGCAGATGTCGGACTTCCTGATCCGCGGCGGCGTCACCAACGCGCTCAACATGCCGTCGCTCTCGGCCGAGGAAGCGCCCAAGCTGCGCCCCTATATGGCGCTGGCGGAAAAGCTCGGCAGCCTCGTCGGCCAGCTCGCCCATGGCGCGCTTTCCGGCATATCGATCGAGGTCGAAGGCGCCGCGGCCGAACTCAACCCGAAGCCGATCACCGGCGCGGTGCTGGCCGGCTTCATGCGCGTCCATTCGGACACGGTGAACATGGTCAACGCGCCGTTCCTGGCGAAGGAACGCGGCCTCGACGTCCGCGAGATCCGCCACGACCGCGAGGGCGACTATCATACGCTCGTGCGCGTCACCGTCGCCACCGCGGCCGGCGACCGCTCGGTTGCGGGCACCCTGTTCGGCAACGCCGCGCCGCGCCTCGTCGACATGTTCGGGATCAAGGTCGAGGCCGAGCTCGAGGGCGAGATGATCTACATCGTCAACGACGACACGCCCGGCTTCATCGGTCGTCTCGGCTCCACGCTCGGCGAGGCCGGCGTCAATATCGGCACCTTCCAACTCGGCCGCCGCGCCGCCGGCGGCGAAGCGGTGCTCCTGCTCTCGGTCGACGACCACGTCCCCGAGCCGGTGCTGCAGCGCGTTCAGGGGCTGCCCGGCGTTCGCGTCGTCAAGCCGCTCCGCTTCTGA
- a CDS encoding adenylosuccinate synthase — MANVTVIGGQWGDEGKGKIVDWLASRADVVARFQGGHNAGHTLVVGDETYKLSLLPSGIVRGTLSVIGNGVVLDPWAFKAEVEKLIAQGVSITRDNLQIAETCPLILPIHRDLDAMREDASGQGKIGTTRRGIGPAYEDKVGRRAIRVCDLRHLDDLGPQLDRVCAHHDALRAGFNEQPIDRERLLADLREIADFVLQFAHPVWLTLNNAKADGKRILFEGAQGVLLDVDHGTYPFVTSSNTIAGSAAGGTGLGPSAAGFVLGIVKAYTTRVGSGPFPTELEDEIGQRLGERGHEFGTVTGRKRRCGWFDAVLVRQSCAVSGVTGIALTKLDVLDGFDEIKICVGYTLRGEKYDHFPAHAADQAAVEPIYETIEGWSQSTAGARSWAQLPAQAIKYIRRIEELIHCPVALVSTSPEREDTILVRDPFAD, encoded by the coding sequence TTGGCGAACGTAACCGTGATCGGCGGTCAGTGGGGTGATGAGGGCAAGGGCAAGATCGTCGACTGGCTGGCCAGCCGCGCCGATGTGGTCGCGCGCTTCCAGGGCGGCCACAACGCCGGCCACACGCTCGTCGTCGGCGACGAGACCTACAAGCTCTCGCTGCTGCCCTCGGGCATCGTCCGCGGTACGCTTTCCGTCATCGGCAACGGCGTCGTGCTCGATCCCTGGGCATTCAAGGCCGAGGTCGAGAAGCTCATCGCGCAGGGCGTCTCGATCACGCGCGACAATCTGCAGATCGCCGAGACCTGCCCGCTGATTCTTCCGATCCACCGCGATCTCGACGCGATGCGCGAAGACGCCAGCGGCCAGGGCAAGATCGGCACCACCCGCCGCGGCATCGGCCCCGCCTATGAGGACAAGGTCGGCCGCCGCGCGATCCGCGTCTGCGACCTGCGCCATCTCGATGATCTCGGTCCCCAGCTCGACCGCGTCTGCGCACATCACGACGCGCTGCGCGCCGGCTTCAACGAGCAGCCGATCGATCGCGAGCGGCTGCTCGCCGACCTGCGCGAGATCGCCGACTTCGTCCTGCAGTTCGCCCACCCGGTCTGGCTGACGCTCAACAACGCCAAGGCCGACGGCAAGCGCATCCTGTTCGAGGGCGCGCAGGGCGTCCTGCTCGACGTCGACCACGGCACCTATCCGTTCGTCACCTCGTCCAACACGATCGCCGGATCGGCCGCCGGCGGCACCGGCCTCGGGCCGTCCGCCGCGGGCTTCGTGCTCGGCATCGTCAAGGCCTATACGACCCGGGTCGGCTCCGGCCCGTTCCCAACCGAACTCGAGGACGAGATCGGCCAGCGGCTCGGCGAGCGCGGCCACGAATTCGGCACCGTCACCGGCCGCAAGCGCCGCTGCGGCTGGTTCGACGCGGTGCTGGTCCGCCAGTCCTGCGCCGTTTCCGGCGTCACCGGCATCGCACTCACCAAGCTCGACGTGCTCGATGGTTTCGACGAGATCAAGATCTGCGTCGGCTACACGCTGCGCGGCGAGAAATACGACCATTTCCCCGCCCACGCCGCCGATCAGGCCGCGGTCGAGCCGATCTACGAGACGATCGAGGGCTGGTCGCAATCGACTGCCGGCGCGCGCAGCTGGGCGCAGCTTCCCGCTCAGGCGATCAAGTACATCCGCCGGATCGAGGAACTGATCCACTGTCCTGTCGCTTTGGTTTCGACCAGTCCGGAGCGCGAGGACACGATCCTGGTCCGCGATCCCTTCGCGGATTGA